The following DNA comes from Mycobacterium sp. MS1601.
CTCGGCCAGCAGTTCACGGTTGGAGCCGCGGCCGAAGGCAGCGTCCAGATCCACCAGGTGGATCCATTCGGCGCCGTCGCTCTGCCACTGCAGGGCGGCGTCGAGTGCCGAACCGTAGTCGGTTTCGCTACCGGCCTGGCCCTGAACCAGACGCACCGCCTTGCCGTCCACGACATCGACGGCGGGCAACAGAATCAAAGAAGTCACAGTGCCTCAACCCAATTGGTGAGCAGCGTCGCACCGGCGTCGCCGCTCTTCTCCGGATGAAATTGTGTGGCCGACAGCGGACCGTCTTCGACGGCCGCCAGAAACGGCACATGATGCCTGGCCCAAGTGAGCTTGGCGTCGGTATTGCCTGCCCACTCCTGGGCGGCATACGAATGGACGAAGTAAAAGCGTGTCTGCGCATCGAGCCCGCGGAACAGCACGCTGTCTTCGGGTGCCTGCACCGTGTTCCACCCCATGTGCGGGACCACGGGTGCGTCCAGATGGGTGACAGCACCGGGCCATTGGCCGCAGCCGGTGGATTCGACACCGAACTCGACACCGCGGGCGAACAGGATCTGCATGCCCACGCACACGCCCAACACCGGCCGACCGCGCTGCAACCGGTCGGCGATGATCTTCTCGCCGCCGATGGCCCGCAGCCCGGTCATGCAG
Coding sequences within:
- the hisH gene encoding imidazole glycerol phosphate synthase subunit HisH; amino-acid sequence: MSAKVVVLDYGSGNLRSAQRAVERTGAHVEVTADPGAAAEADGLVVPGVGAFEACMTGLRAIGGEKIIADRLQRGRPVLGVCVGMQILFARGVEFGVESTGCGQWPGAVTHLDAPVVPHMGWNTVQAPEDSVLFRGLDAQTRFYFVHSYAAQEWAGNTDAKLTWARHHVPFLAAVEDGPLSATQFHPEKSGDAGATLLTNWVEAL